Proteins from a genomic interval of Zingiber officinale cultivar Zhangliang chromosome 2A, Zo_v1.1, whole genome shotgun sequence:
- the LOC122043386 gene encoding flavin-containing monooxygenase FMO GS-OX-like 9 isoform X1 — protein MAVDTLQSSKLYVCVVGAGASGLVSARELLREGHSVVVLEQNHDLGGQWLYQDVGAGAATVHSSVYASLRVNAPRASMEFTDFMFSPVEGRDTRNFPGHREFFLYLKDFARCFGLTEFIRFNTEVVHVSMATPIHKWIVRSRDRRTDDGEFVEEIFDAVVVATGHFSLPRLPKIKGMEEWKRKQLHCHVYRVPEPFQDEVVVVVGGSISGPEIALELLHVAKEVHISTKHGEIPQQLVKPVSKYAHLLWHQEIELLCEDGTVVFADGSSVVADTILYCTGYSYSFPFLDTKGIIDVDEKIIGPLYEHTFPPSLAPSLSFVGIPNKFIIFRFLESQARWIAQVLSGKRKLPSVDEMMKAIEEVQRLQKLEEPKNIIQVATEILEYYDRYGDQCDFPHLEDWRKEILLHHLENGINNIETFREELPGW, from the exons ATGGCTGTTGACACATTGCAGTCGTCCAAGCTGTACGTCTGCGTCGTCGGCGCTGGGGCCTCCGGCCTCGTCTCCGCCCGTGAGCTCCTCAGGGAAGGCCACTCCGTCGTCGTGCTGGAGCAGAACCACGACCTCGGCGGCCAGTGGCTCTACCAAGACGTCGGCGCTGGCGCCGCCACAGTCCACAGCAGCGTCTACGCTTCCTTGCGCGTCAACGCGCCCAGAGCCTCCATGGAGTTCACCGACTTCATGTTCTCTCCCGTCGAAGGAAGAGACACCAGGAACTTCCCCGGCCACCGCGAGTTCTTCCTCTACCTCAAAGACTTCGCCCGGTGTTTCGGGCTAACCGAGTTCATCAGATTCAACACGGAAGTAGTCCACGTCAGCATGGCGACACCAATTCACAAATGGATTGTGAGATCAAGGGACAGGAGAACTGATGACGGTGAGTTCGTGGAAGAGATCTTTGATGCGGTTGTCGTCGCCACCGGCCATTTCTCCCTACCCAGGCTCCCAAAAATCAAGG GAATGGAGGAGTGGAAGAGGAAGCAGCTTCACTGCCATGTGTACAGAGTCCCAGAGCCATTCCAAGATGAG GTGGTAGTGGTCGTTGGTGGCTCAATCAGTGGACCAGAGATTGCTCTGGAGCTTCTTCATGTTGCCAAAGAAGTCCATATAAGTACTAAACACGGTGAAATCCCTCAGCAATTAGTGAAGCCTGTGTCCAAGTATGCACATCTGCTCTGGCACCAAGAG ATTGAGTTGCTTTGTGAAGACGGAACTGTTGTATTTGCTGATGGTTCAAGTGTAGTTGCTGATACTATTCTCTACTGTACTGG GTACTCATATTCATTCCCATTCCTGGACACCAAAGGAATCATCGATGTGGATGAGAAAATAATTGGACCTTTGTATGAACACACATTTCCTCCCTCTCTCGCTCCATCCCTTTCTTTTGTTGGGATTCCAAACAAG TTCATCATCTTTCGATTTTTGGAGTCACAAGCGAGATGGATAGCTCAGGTGCTCTCTGGGAAGAGGAAGTTGCCGTCGGTAGATGAGATGATGAAGGCAATTGAAGAAGTCCAGCGGCTTCAAAAGCTCGAGGAACCAAAAAATATCATACAAGTAGCAACTGAAATATTGGAG TATTATGATAGGTACGGAGATCAATGTGATTTTCCACACTTGGAAGATTGGAGAAAAGAGATCCTCCTGCATCACTTGGAAAATGGCATAAACAACATCGAAACATTCAGGGAGGAATTGCCAGGATGGTAA
- the LOC122043386 gene encoding flavin-containing monooxygenase FMO GS-OX-like 9 isoform X2: MAVDTLQSSKLYVCVVGAGASGLVSARELLREGHSVVVLEQNHDLGGQWLYQDVGAGAATVHSSVYASLRVNAPRASMEFTDFMFSPVEGRDTRNFPGHREFFLYLKDFARCFGLTEFIRFNTEVVHVSMATPIHKWIVRSRDRRTDDGEFVEEIFDAVVVATGHFSLPRLPKIKGMEEWKRKQLHCHVYRVPEPFQDEVVVVVGGSISGPEIALELLHVAKEVHISTKHGEIPQQLVKPVSKYAHLLWHQEIELLCEDGTVVFADGSSVVADTILYCTGYSYSFPFLDTKGIIDVDEKIIGPLYEHTFPPSLAPSLSFVGIPNKFIIFRFLESQARWIAQVLSGKRKLPSVDEMMKAIEEVQRLQKLEEPKNIIQVATEILEVRRSM, translated from the exons ATGGCTGTTGACACATTGCAGTCGTCCAAGCTGTACGTCTGCGTCGTCGGCGCTGGGGCCTCCGGCCTCGTCTCCGCCCGTGAGCTCCTCAGGGAAGGCCACTCCGTCGTCGTGCTGGAGCAGAACCACGACCTCGGCGGCCAGTGGCTCTACCAAGACGTCGGCGCTGGCGCCGCCACAGTCCACAGCAGCGTCTACGCTTCCTTGCGCGTCAACGCGCCCAGAGCCTCCATGGAGTTCACCGACTTCATGTTCTCTCCCGTCGAAGGAAGAGACACCAGGAACTTCCCCGGCCACCGCGAGTTCTTCCTCTACCTCAAAGACTTCGCCCGGTGTTTCGGGCTAACCGAGTTCATCAGATTCAACACGGAAGTAGTCCACGTCAGCATGGCGACACCAATTCACAAATGGATTGTGAGATCAAGGGACAGGAGAACTGATGACGGTGAGTTCGTGGAAGAGATCTTTGATGCGGTTGTCGTCGCCACCGGCCATTTCTCCCTACCCAGGCTCCCAAAAATCAAGG GAATGGAGGAGTGGAAGAGGAAGCAGCTTCACTGCCATGTGTACAGAGTCCCAGAGCCATTCCAAGATGAG GTGGTAGTGGTCGTTGGTGGCTCAATCAGTGGACCAGAGATTGCTCTGGAGCTTCTTCATGTTGCCAAAGAAGTCCATATAAGTACTAAACACGGTGAAATCCCTCAGCAATTAGTGAAGCCTGTGTCCAAGTATGCACATCTGCTCTGGCACCAAGAG ATTGAGTTGCTTTGTGAAGACGGAACTGTTGTATTTGCTGATGGTTCAAGTGTAGTTGCTGATACTATTCTCTACTGTACTGG GTACTCATATTCATTCCCATTCCTGGACACCAAAGGAATCATCGATGTGGATGAGAAAATAATTGGACCTTTGTATGAACACACATTTCCTCCCTCTCTCGCTCCATCCCTTTCTTTTGTTGGGATTCCAAACAAG TTCATCATCTTTCGATTTTTGGAGTCACAAGCGAGATGGATAGCTCAGGTGCTCTCTGGGAAGAGGAAGTTGCCGTCGGTAGATGAGATGATGAAGGCAATTGAAGAAGTCCAGCGGCTTCAAAAGCTCGAGGAACCAAAAAATATCATACAAGTAGCAACTGAAATATTGGAG GTACGGAGATCAATGTGA
- the LOC122043385 gene encoding flavin-containing monooxygenase FMO GS-OX-like 8 isoform X1: protein MRQNEVHLLRHQSRRSVPMAFDSLQSSKHVCVVGAGPSGLVSARELLKEGHSVVVLEQNHDLGGQWLYQDADATATVHSSVFASLRINAPRMYMEFSDFMFTPVEGRDTRNYPGHRELFLYLKDFARCFELTEFIRFNTEVIHVGLATPTQKWIVRSRDRRTDDGQFMEEIFDAVVVATGHYSLPWLPKIKGMEEWKRKQLHSHVYRVPEPFQDEVVVVVGGSISGPEIALELVHVAKEVHISTKNVEIPEKLVKPVAKYAHLHWHQEIELICEDGTVVFADGSSVVADTILYCTGYSYSFPFLDTKGIIHVDEKKIGPLYEYTFAPLSPSLSFVGIPNMFATFRFLESQARRIAQVLSGKRKLPSADNMMKAIEEVQRLKELEEPPKNVIQVIAELLEYYDRYGDQCDFPHLEDWRKENILHQLENGINNFETFRDE from the exons ATGCGACAAAATGAAGTACATCTGCTTCGTCATCAGAGTAGACGATCGGTGCCCATGGCTTTTGACTCATTGCAATCGTCTAAGCACGTCTGCGTCGTCGGCGCTGGCCCCTCTGGTCTCGTCTCCGCCCGTGAGCTCCTCAAGGAAGGCCACTCCGTCGTCGTGCTGGAGCAGAACCACGACCTCGGCGGCCAGTGGCTCTACCAAGATGCCGACGCCACTGCCACCGTCCACAGCAGCGTCTTCGCCTCCTTGCGCATCAACGCGCCCAGAATGTACATGGAGTTTTCCGACTTCATGTTCACTCCCGTCGAAGGAAGAGACACCAGGAACTACCCCGGCCACCGAGAGCTCTTCCTCTACCTCAAAGACTTCGCCCGGTGTTTCGAGTTAACAGAGTTCATCAGGTTCAACACAGAAGTAATCCATGTCGGCTTGGCGACGCCCACTCAGAAATGGATTGTGAGATCAAGGGACAGGAGAACTGATGACGGTCAGTTCATGGAAGAGATCTTTGATGCGGTTGTCGTCGCCACTGGGCATTACTCACTGCCCTGGCTTCCAAAAATCAAGG GAATGGAGGAGTGGAAAAGGAAGCAGCTTCACAGCCATGTCTACAGAGTCCCAGAGCCATTCCAAGATGAG GTGGTGGTGGTCGTTGGTGGTTCAATCAGTGGACCAGAGATTGCTCTGGAGCTTGTTCATGTAGCCAAAGAAGTTCACATAAGTACCAAAAACGTCGAAATCCCTGAGAAACTAGTGAAGCCTGTGGCTAAGTATGCACATCTGCACTGGCACCAAGAG ATTGAGTTGATTTGTGAAGACGGAACTGTTGTATTTGCTGATGGTTCAAGTGTGGTTGCTGATACTATTCTCTACTGTACTGG GTATTCATATTCATTTCCATTCCTGGACACCAAAGGAATCATCCATGTGGATGAGAAAAAAATTGGACCTTTGTATGAATACACATTTGCTCCTCTTTCTCCATCCCTTTCTTTCGTTGGGATTCCAAACATG TTTGCCACCTTTAGATTTTTGGAGTCGCAAGCGAGACGGATAGCTCAGGTTCTCTCTGGGAAGAGGAAGCTGCCGTCGGCAGACAATATGATGAAGGCAATTGAAGAAGTCCAGCGCCTTAAAGAGCTCGAGGAACCACCAAAAAATGTCATACAAGTAATTGCTGAATTATTGGAG TATTATGATAGGTATGGAGATCAATGTGATTTTCCACACTTGGAGGATTGGAGAAAAGAGAACATCCTGCATCAATTGGAAAATGGCATTAACAATTTTGAAACATTCAGGGATGAATAG
- the LOC122043385 gene encoding flavin-containing monooxygenase FMO GS-OX-like 8 isoform X2, which yields MRQNEVHLLRHQSRRSVPMAFDSLQSSKHVCVVGAGPSGLVSARELLKEGHSVVVLEQNHDLGGQWLYQDADATATVHSSVFASLRINAPRMYMEFSDFMFTPVEGRDTRNYPGHRELFLYLKDFARCFELTEFIRFNTEVIHVGLATPTQKWIVRSRDRRTDDGQFMEEIFDAVVVATGHYSLPWLPKIKGMEEWKRKQLHSHVYRVPEPFQDEVVVVVGGSISGPEIALELVHVAKEVHISTKNVEIPEKLVKPVAKYAHLHWHQEIELICEDGTVVFADGSSVVADTILYCTGYSYSFPFLDTKGIIHVDEKKIGPLYEYTFAPLSPSLSFVGIPNMFATFRFLESQARRIAQVLSGKRKLPSADNMMKAIEEVQRLKELEEPPKNVIQVIAELLEVMASLQVSHNSVL from the exons ATGCGACAAAATGAAGTACATCTGCTTCGTCATCAGAGTAGACGATCGGTGCCCATGGCTTTTGACTCATTGCAATCGTCTAAGCACGTCTGCGTCGTCGGCGCTGGCCCCTCTGGTCTCGTCTCCGCCCGTGAGCTCCTCAAGGAAGGCCACTCCGTCGTCGTGCTGGAGCAGAACCACGACCTCGGCGGCCAGTGGCTCTACCAAGATGCCGACGCCACTGCCACCGTCCACAGCAGCGTCTTCGCCTCCTTGCGCATCAACGCGCCCAGAATGTACATGGAGTTTTCCGACTTCATGTTCACTCCCGTCGAAGGAAGAGACACCAGGAACTACCCCGGCCACCGAGAGCTCTTCCTCTACCTCAAAGACTTCGCCCGGTGTTTCGAGTTAACAGAGTTCATCAGGTTCAACACAGAAGTAATCCATGTCGGCTTGGCGACGCCCACTCAGAAATGGATTGTGAGATCAAGGGACAGGAGAACTGATGACGGTCAGTTCATGGAAGAGATCTTTGATGCGGTTGTCGTCGCCACTGGGCATTACTCACTGCCCTGGCTTCCAAAAATCAAGG GAATGGAGGAGTGGAAAAGGAAGCAGCTTCACAGCCATGTCTACAGAGTCCCAGAGCCATTCCAAGATGAG GTGGTGGTGGTCGTTGGTGGTTCAATCAGTGGACCAGAGATTGCTCTGGAGCTTGTTCATGTAGCCAAAGAAGTTCACATAAGTACCAAAAACGTCGAAATCCCTGAGAAACTAGTGAAGCCTGTGGCTAAGTATGCACATCTGCACTGGCACCAAGAG ATTGAGTTGATTTGTGAAGACGGAACTGTTGTATTTGCTGATGGTTCAAGTGTGGTTGCTGATACTATTCTCTACTGTACTGG GTATTCATATTCATTTCCATTCCTGGACACCAAAGGAATCATCCATGTGGATGAGAAAAAAATTGGACCTTTGTATGAATACACATTTGCTCCTCTTTCTCCATCCCTTTCTTTCGTTGGGATTCCAAACATG TTTGCCACCTTTAGATTTTTGGAGTCGCAAGCGAGACGGATAGCTCAGGTTCTCTCTGGGAAGAGGAAGCTGCCGTCGGCAGACAATATGATGAAGGCAATTGAAGAAGTCCAGCGCCTTAAAGAGCTCGAGGAACCACCAAAAAATGTCATACAAGTAATTGCTGAATTATTGGAGGTAATGGCTTCCTTACAAGTTTCACACAACTCAG TATTATGA
- the LOC122043385 gene encoding flavin-containing monooxygenase FMO GS-OX-like 8 isoform X3: MRQNEVHLLRHQSRRSVPMAFDSLQSSKHVCVVGAGPSGLVSARELLKEGHSVVVLEQNHDLGGQWLYQDADATATVHSSVFASLRINAPRMYMEFSDFMFTPVEGRDTRNYPGHRELFLYLKDFARCFELTEFIRFNTEVIHVGLATPTQKWIVRSRDRRTDDGQFMEEIFDAVVVATGHYSLPWLPKIKGMEEWKRKQLHSHVYRVPEPFQDEVVVVVGGSISGPEIALELVHVAKEVHISTKNVEIPEKLVKPVAKYAHLHWHQEIELICEDGTVVFADGSSVVADTILYCTGYSYSFPFLDTKGIIHVDEKKIGPLYEYTFAPLSPSLSFVGIPNMIFGVASETDSSGSLWEEEAAVGRQYDEGN; the protein is encoded by the exons ATGCGACAAAATGAAGTACATCTGCTTCGTCATCAGAGTAGACGATCGGTGCCCATGGCTTTTGACTCATTGCAATCGTCTAAGCACGTCTGCGTCGTCGGCGCTGGCCCCTCTGGTCTCGTCTCCGCCCGTGAGCTCCTCAAGGAAGGCCACTCCGTCGTCGTGCTGGAGCAGAACCACGACCTCGGCGGCCAGTGGCTCTACCAAGATGCCGACGCCACTGCCACCGTCCACAGCAGCGTCTTCGCCTCCTTGCGCATCAACGCGCCCAGAATGTACATGGAGTTTTCCGACTTCATGTTCACTCCCGTCGAAGGAAGAGACACCAGGAACTACCCCGGCCACCGAGAGCTCTTCCTCTACCTCAAAGACTTCGCCCGGTGTTTCGAGTTAACAGAGTTCATCAGGTTCAACACAGAAGTAATCCATGTCGGCTTGGCGACGCCCACTCAGAAATGGATTGTGAGATCAAGGGACAGGAGAACTGATGACGGTCAGTTCATGGAAGAGATCTTTGATGCGGTTGTCGTCGCCACTGGGCATTACTCACTGCCCTGGCTTCCAAAAATCAAGG GAATGGAGGAGTGGAAAAGGAAGCAGCTTCACAGCCATGTCTACAGAGTCCCAGAGCCATTCCAAGATGAG GTGGTGGTGGTCGTTGGTGGTTCAATCAGTGGACCAGAGATTGCTCTGGAGCTTGTTCATGTAGCCAAAGAAGTTCACATAAGTACCAAAAACGTCGAAATCCCTGAGAAACTAGTGAAGCCTGTGGCTAAGTATGCACATCTGCACTGGCACCAAGAG ATTGAGTTGATTTGTGAAGACGGAACTGTTGTATTTGCTGATGGTTCAAGTGTGGTTGCTGATACTATTCTCTACTGTACTGG GTATTCATATTCATTTCCATTCCTGGACACCAAAGGAATCATCCATGTGGATGAGAAAAAAATTGGACCTTTGTATGAATACACATTTGCTCCTCTTTCTCCATCCCTTTCTTTCGTTGGGATTCCAAACATG ATTTTTGGAGTCGCAAGCGAGACGGATAGCTCAGGTTCTCTCTGGGAAGAGGAAGCTGCCGTCGGCAGACAATATGATGAAGGCAATTGA